A single Lactuca sativa cultivar Salinas chromosome 8, Lsat_Salinas_v11, whole genome shotgun sequence DNA region contains:
- the LOC128127706 gene encoding uncharacterized protein LOC128127706: MQTKKRIDDVDLSIAMWFYDACIPMNACNSPYFQHKIDKITSIGYGYKAPNYHALRVNLLSDAKKSVSLLIDSYRTQWIESGCTIMSDGWRDIRQRRLINFLVYCPKGISFLKSIDASDIESNALNLCNLFAEIVEMVGQKNVVQIVTDNAANYKLAGNMLCERYTFITWSPCAAHCLNLVLNDVSELDNVQSLVTLSSRVTVFVYNHKWPLNWLRKRVGWTEIIRPGATRFGTAFIALKSLYDHKSDLQAMVISTEFKKMLKVGNAVECKEIVLNENF, from the coding sequence ATGCAAACTAAGAAAAGAATAGATGATGTGGATTTATCTATTGCAATGTGGTTCTATGATGCATGTATACCTATGAATGCTTGTAACTCTCCATATTTTCAACATAAGATAGATAAAATAACAAGTATTGGTTATGGGTACAAAGCACCTAATTATCATGCTCTGAGGGTAAACTTATTGTCAGATGCAAAGAAATCTGTTTCATTGTTAATTGATTCATACAGAACTCAGTGGATTGAAAGTGGTTGCACGATTATGAGTGATGGGTGGAGGGATATTAGGCAACGCCGTTTGATTAATTTCTTGGTTTATTGTCCTAAAGGGATATCATTTCTTAAATCTATTGATGCATCTGATATAGAGAGCAATGCATTGAATTTGTGTAATTTGTTTGCTGAGATTGTTGAGATGGTAGGACAAAAGAATGTGGTACAAATTGTTACTGACAATGCTGCCAATTACAAACTTGCTGGTAATATGTTATGTGAAAGATATACTTTTATTACTTGGTCTCCATGTGCAGCACATTGTCTTAATCTTGTATTAAATGATGTTTCAGAATTGGATAATGTGCAAAGTTTGGTCACTCTTTCATCTAGGGTTACTGTTTTTGTCTATAACCATAAATGGCCCTTGAATTGGTTAAGAAAAAGAGTTGGTTGGACTGAAATCATCCGTCCAGGTGCTACCCGTTTTGGTACCGCTTTTATTGCATTGAAAAGTTTGTATGATCATAAATCCGATTTACAAGCAATGGTTATATCTACAGAGTTTAAGAAGATGTTAAAAGTGGGAAATGCGGTTGAATGCAAAGAAATTGTCTTGAacgaaaatttttga
- the LOC111899961 gene encoding uncharacterized protein LOC111899961: MHRARRGVKELFKKKKELYKPYTNIIDRRWDRMLRKSIHCAAYWLNPVFQYDRENLCSKREIFQGVLDMVEKNFSGSGIIDLTMSLGKFRDSEGTFGRPSAIASRTSTRPDEWWKLFGGDMPMLQKFAIRILSQTASSFGCERNWSVFERIHTKRRNRLEHQILNDLVFVHYNLRLQNRLKVDKRSYDPIDYECIDKTEFWVVEEELNGELDYNDLENMLDEQEYEPTSQTQENEVGHVFDENEVDSEFHLLSDREIDAFNTPMSQNP, encoded by the exons ATGCATCGTGCAAGGAGAGGGGTTAAGGAATTATTTAAGAAAAAGAAAGAATTATACAAGCCTTATACTAACATAATTGATAGACGTTGGGATAGGATGTTAAGAAAAAGTATTCATTGTGCAGCGTATTGGTTAAATCCAGTTTTCCAGTATGATCGTGAGAATCTTTGTTCTAAAAGAGAGATATTTCAAGGCGTTCTTGATATGGTTGAGAAGAATTTTTCTGGTAGCGGCATTATTGATCTTACAATGTCTCTAGGAAAGTTCCGTGACAGTGAAGGTACTTTTGGTAGACCTAGTGCCATTGCTTCTCGTACAAGTACACGTCCAG ATGAGTGGTGGAAGTTATTTGGTGGGGATATGCCTATGTTGCAAAAGTTTGCTATTAGAATTTTAAGTCAAACCGCATCTTCTTTCGGTTGTGAACGTAACTGGAGTGTCTTTGAAAGGATTCACACAAAAAGGAGAAATAGGTTGGAACATCAAATTCTTAATGATCTTGTATTTGTGCACTACAACTTACGTTTACAAAATAG ACTCAAGGTTGATAAAAGATCTTATGATCCTATTGACTATGAATGTATTGATAAGACGGAATTTTGGGTGGTAGAAGAAGAGTTGAATGGAGAACTTGATTACAATGATTTAGAAAATATGCTTGACGAACAAGAATATGAACCAACTTCTCAAACACAAG AAAACGAAGTTGGTCATGTTTTTGATGAGAATGAAGTTGATAGTGAATTTCATTTACTAAGTGATCGTGAAATTGATGCGTTTAACACTCCAATGTCTCAAAATCcgtga